The bacterium genomic sequence GCGGCCGTAAAACAAGTATTAAAGGAAGGTCGTGAGGTAACTTATGATTTAGGTGGCCAGGCAACTACTTCTCAAATGGCTCAAGCTATAGCTGATATGATTAAAAGTATCTAACTTACCATTAAAAATTAACCTTAAAAAAATATTAGTTGCATAGTACTACCAAGCACTACCAATTTCACTAAGTTTTTGTCTTTCCATTTCCTATGTCCGGTTTTCGTTAACAACTACTATAAGAAAAATCCAATGAGTATTTCTAAAGAAAAATTTATCGAGGTTATTTATTCATTAATAAAGAAGACGGTCATATCTTCGCCTTTAGATGTAAAAGAAGCTTTAAAGAAGTGTCTTTTTCAAGAAGAAGAGCTTGGTAAATACCAGATAGGCTTAATGTTAGAAAATATAAAATTTGCTGAAGAAAAAGAGCTACCTCTTTGTCAAGACACCGGAGTGCCTATATTCTTTATTAATTTAGGCAGAAAATTTTTTCTTGATTTTAATCTTAAAGAAGCTTTAAAGATAGCGGTTATAAAAGCCACCAATGAAATTCCCTTAAGGAGAAATGTAGTTTGTCCTATTACGCGGCGATATATTGGAGATAATGATAACACCGGAGCAGGCTTTCCTTATGGCTGGTTTGATCTTACTGAAAATGACTATTTAGAGATTACCTTTTTGCCCAAAGGTGGCGGTAGTGAAAATATGAGTAGTCTGAAGATGATGAACTCGGTAACTTTGCTTAAAGAAGTGGAAGAATATGTCGTAGAAACCGCCATTGACTTTATGGGTAAGCCTTGTCCTCCTTATATAATGGGCATAGGAATTGGAGGGGGGGCTGATATTGCTCTTCATTTAGCTAAGAAAGCAACTCTTCGTTCTCTTAGCCAAAGAAATTCTGATCAAGAAATAGCCAGATTAGAAGAAAGATTGAAGGAAAAGATTAATGCTTTAGGCATTGGTCCTATGGGCAGAGGAGGAAAAAATACCGTCTTAGCTGTTAATGTTGAAGTAATAGGAGTCCATACTTCTGTTTATCCGGTAGCCATCACTAACCAATGCTGGCCTGGAAGAAGAGCCAAAGTTAAAATATTTTCTGAGGAAAAGATAGAATTTGAATAACTTAAACTTTATTTACTTAAAGACTCCTTTATCTGAAGAAACGGTGAGAAGATTAAAAGTAAGGGACATTGTTTTCTTAACAGGAGAGATTTTTATCTGTCGAGACTTAGCTCATCGTAAAATTATGGATGAGTATCTCTTAAAAAACAAGAAGCAAGATTTACCTTTTCCTTTAAATAATGCG encodes the following:
- a CDS encoding fumarate hydratase, translating into MSISKEKFIEVIYSLIKKTVISSPLDVKEALKKCLFQEEELGKYQIGLMLENIKFAEEKELPLCQDTGVPIFFINLGRKFFLDFNLKEALKIAVIKATNEIPLRRNVVCPITRRYIGDNDNTGAGFPYGWFDLTENDYLEITFLPKGGGSENMSSLKMMNSVTLLKEVEEYVVETAIDFMGKPCPPYIMGIGIGGGADIALHLAKKATLRSLSQRNSDQEIARLEERLKEKINALGIGPMGRGGKNTVLAVNVEVIGVHTSVYPVAITNQCWPGRRAKVKIFSEEKIEFE